GTTCAATTTTTTACACGTCTGCTTTACAACATTTGGATTGTTGTAAACGATGTAGGCGTTAACTGAGTCCCTTGACTTGTGTAGTTTACTTTGAGCGAATGCTACCTTCCTTGGCAATGCTTCTTCGAATGAAATAGATCTAAACCTTATACTTGATATAACAtgttttttatcatcatcgcCATCATCGTCTTTCTTTTCGGGGTTGGTACTGAATAgtttcttgaattttttgtaaGCGTCTTTGGAGGTGATAACATTATTGGAAAGATTTCCGACGAAAAGTGTTCTCTCCGCTTTCTCGAGCTCATCCTCCTTAAGATCGATTTTTTTAGCTTTGCTAGtcacatcttttttcaatccatCCTTTGCAGGCAGTTTCTCCTCTTCCTCAGCATCGTCCAGCAGTTTCGAAAAATAACGTTCCTCCAATTgatcatcctcatcatttttaGAGGGTCTCTTGtgtttcttctttgccGGTTCCTCGAGATCTTCTGCTTTACCTACGATGGATTCGCTTTCATTCCCtgatttctcttttgcaGCCTCATCAGACTGTTCATCGGACTGCCCCTCTGACTTTTCTGATTGTTCATCGTCTCTTTGAGCTCCGATCACATCCGGCAAGACAGTTCTGCCTTTTGTCTTTATCTGGCCCTCGCGTACTGGCCCTGTTGATGTACTGAAAAGTTTACTGACGTTCGAGtcaacattttcaacagaACCAAAAAGGTTATCAATTGTCGAGGACATACTTAGTTCAGCAAGTGTCCAATTACTACTTCAATGTTCAATTAAAATCTTTATAGAGAAATATCTGACATAATAAttgatgagatgagatggCATGCGATGAGctttaaaaattttcaaaggtaGAATCCATGctagaaaagaaatcaCATCAACACACGTGAATTTCACGTGTACGTGGTCTTTCAGTCATATTGGTGATTAGGAACTTCAAATATGATCTATGGTACTCTTATAG
This Zygotorulaspora mrakii chromosome 5, complete sequence DNA region includes the following protein-coding sequences:
- the NOP12 gene encoding rRNA-processing protein NOP12 (similar to Saccharomyces cerevisiae NOP12 (YOL041C); ancestral locus Anc_7.93) produces the protein MSSTIDNLFGSVENVDSNVSKLFSTSTGPVREGQIKTKGRTVLPDVIGAQRDDEQSEKSEGQSDEQSDEAAKEKSGNESESIVGKAEDLEEPAKKKHKRPSKNDEDDQLEERYFSKLLDDAEEEEKLPAKDGLKKDVTSKAKKIDLKEDELEKAERTLFVGNLSNNVITSKDAYKKFKKLFSTNPEKKDDDGDDDKKHVISSIRFRSISFEEALPRKVAFAQSKLHKSRDSVNAYIVYNNPNVVKQTCKKLNGHEFMSRHLRVDSVTHPAPHDNKRSIFVGNLDFEEDEESLWLHFKSCGDIEYVRIVRDAKTNVGKGFAYVQFEDFQCVNKALLLNDKPMKSVKTNGKSRKLRISRCKNIRKQNTDGVKARAVDSSLHDSQKTKIGRAKKILGKADKATVGQQITIEGLRAKKSDGSSNSILKRKKQRSKTGRVTKRSQAFRKSQASSK